In Plasmodium gaboni strain SY75 chromosome 14, whole genome shotgun sequence, one genomic interval encodes:
- a CDS encoding hypothetical protein (conserved Plasmodium protein, unknown function), which translates to MDNPNFNNSSSINMSYFLNNNNNNMNINNNLNSVNCTSFLNNGEGQNNQGFNSMNKNEASIDILVNQMENSFSISTNIIKNVSNLLESTKIDEKIKGLRLVYASLHYKYKNNNDYKKNLLNRGCVILNTQDKNENDIYNTDGNNNMINNNNNDPNNIMNNNNNNNNNYNTFFSNTYNNNNNNMNSSSILNNYSTNDQINLKMLNSMIFTNYKSISNVDEYFELLDKCLTRESVIDINLSDIFEMNIINIIKALLYNYIFHNDEIIVEALTLLIIIFGCCSGSTEKIKQDVVDELYTCSVYMLKNICQKSCEKVYTPLIVQLIISLLRTIMIYDISKLKNDLIDNKGIVDILLKAIENVPNLNGVRVCYTLVVYGLKMFYVSTCQIYEKSFLRELEVITNYLSTCIKMNDEKVLFLTSSTCITICENQIGIDVLLKTDILHNAVILCESSNPDLAFEALSIISKIAYAANHQQICILISCNVIKALKKILNNTKIKPGARARACNALGNIGCETASEVELLIKNDVFPLLVDIFQTDNDFNTKIEAAYAVCACLSKANQKQVGYIISCTATTNRLGQNICMQLIADMLELVSESDPMNNGSVKLCKSILRGLENILDKGDDETRDLSLWENPYVFMFKEVQGDIKLLQMQFFPEYYVVNKTYDILAKYFSLTSTWNNRK; encoded by the coding sequence atggATAATCCAAACTTCAATAATTCATCATCTATAAATATgtcttattttttaaataataataacaataatatgaacataaataataatctGAACAGTGTAAATTGTACgtcatttttaaataatggAGAAGGACAAAATAATCAAGGTTTTAATAGtatgaataaaaatgaagCGTCTATAGATATCTTAGTTAATCAGATGGAAAATTCATTTTCTATAAGTACcaatattataaagaatGTAAGTAATTTATTGGAAAGTACAAAAATTGATgagaaaataaaaggaCTTCGATTAGTATATGCATCTTTgcattataaatataaaaataataatgattataaaaagaatttattaaataGAGGTTGCGTTATATTAAATACCCaagataaaaatgaaaatgatatatataatacagatggtaataataatatgattaataataataataatgatcctaataatattatgaataataataataataataataataattataacaCTTTTTTCTcaaatacatataataataataataataatatgaatagtagtagtatattaaataattattcaaCAAATGATCAAATTAATTTAAAGATGCTAAATTCAATGATTTTTACGAATTATAAAAGTATATCAAATGTAGATGaatattttgaattattaGATAAATGCTTAACAAGAGAAAGTGTAATAGATATAAATTTGAGTGATATTTTCgaaatgaatataattaatataattaaagctttattatataattatatttttcataatgATGAAATTATTGTAGAAGCCTTAactttattaataattatttttgGATGTTGTAGTGGGTCTACcgaaaaaataaaacaagATGTAGTTGatgaattatatacatgttctgtatatatgttaaaaaatatatgtcAAAAATCATGTGAAAAAGTATATACCCCATTAATAGTACAGCTtataatatctttattaagaactataatgatatatgatatttctaaattaaaaaatgatttgATAGATAATAAAGGAATAgtagatatattattaaaagcTATAGAAAATGTACCTAATTTAAATGGTGTACGTGTTTGTTATACATTGGTAGTATATGGtttaaaaatgttttatgTATCAACTTGTcaaatatatgaaaaatcTTTCTTAAGAGAATTAGAAGTTATTACAAATTATTTATCTACATGTATCAAAATGAATGACGAAAAGGTTTTATTCTTAACCAGTTCAACTTGTATAACTATTTGTGAAAATCAAATTGGTATTGACGTTTTATTAAAAACAGATATATTGCACAATGCTGTTATATTATGTGAATCATCAAATCCAGATCTAGCCTTTGAAGCATTGTCTATCATATCAAAAATTGCCTATGCAGCTAATCACCAGCAAATATGTATCCTTATATCGTGTAATGTAATAAAAGCattgaaaaaaattcttaataatacaaaaatcAAACCAGGTGCAAGAGCTAGAGCTTGTAATGCTTTAGGAAATATAGGTTGTGAAACTGCATCAGAAGTAGAActattaataaaaaatgatgtTTTCCCACTATTAGTTGATATCTTTCAAACAGATAATGATTTCAACACTAAAATTGAAGCTGCATATGCTGTCTGTGCTTGTTTATCCAAAGCTAACCAAAAACAAGTAggttatattatatcttgCACAGCAACTACTAATAGGTTAGGACAAAATATATGCATGCAACTTATAGCTGATATGTTAGAATTGGTTAGTGAATCAGATCCAATGAATAATGGAAGTGTCAAATTATGTAAAAGTATTCTTAGAGGtttagaaaatatattagataAAGGAGATGATGAAACAAGAGATTTATCCTTATGGGAAAATCCATATGTATTCATGTTTAAAGAGGTACAAGGAGATATCAAACTCTTACAAATGCAATTTTTTCCAGAATATTATGTAGTTAATAAGacatatgatatattagccaaatatttttccttAACATCTACATGGAATAATAGAAAGTAA
- a CDS encoding putative mitochondrial ribosomal protein L28 precursor, whose protein sequence is MPKNLNLFGKYLRRLGKTHKKGFKKKQIIHPIPVKAYGRVPSAASQTGLYHDEDYNYYTKVSYSLKKTRIKLKPNVFKKHIVSNELNTIIPNVRLTTSALHAMDDAGGFDNYILRTPPEELRSNLGEKLRNVMYFYMSHPNIRSFSLPWKIFMNQFQQNDYFYAIYQHLRKKRLSELYHKKESAKYSPYYLPNEKNLHPQRQPYALNTEINALNLWFNKNNILKKAFIDKLKEAKSFDRAYTDHHFLDSYRKGRGRGGGGKHGRTPRRRSKTYKYHEIRPY, encoded by the coding sequence atgCCGAAGAACTTGAATTTGTTTGGTAAATATTTAAGAAGACTAGGTAAAACTCATAAAAAAggttttaaaaaaaaacaaataattcATCCAATACCTGTGAAAGCATACGGTAGAGTACCATCTGCTGCTTCACAAACTGGATTATATCACGATGAAgattataattattatacCAAAGTATCTTattcattaaaaaaaaccagaattaaattaaaacctaatgtttttaaaaaacatattGTAAGTAATGAATTAAATACAATAATACCAAATGTTAGACTAACAACTAGTGCATTACATGCAATGGATGATGCTGGTGGAtttgataattatattttaagaaCTCCTCCAGAAGAACTTCGATCTAATTTAGGAGAAAAATTAAGAAATGtaatgtatttttatatgtcACATCCAAATATTAGATCTTTTTCATTACCTTggaaaatatttatgaatcAATTTCAACAAAATGACTATTTTTATGCTATTTATCAAcatttaagaaaaaaacgATTATCTGaattatatcataaaaaGGAATCAGCCAAATATTCTCCATATTATTTACCTAATGAAAAAAACTTACATCCACAAAGACAACCATATGCTTTAAACACAGAAATTAATGCTTTAAATTTGTGgtttaataaaaataatattcttaaaaaaGCATTCATagataaattaaaagaagCAAAATCATTTGATAGGGCTTATACTGATCATCACTTTTTGGATAGTTACAGAAAAGGTAGGGGGCGAGGAGGAGGAGGAAAACATGGACGAACACCCAGAAGAAGATCAAAGACTTATAAATATCACGAAATTAGACCATACTAA
- a CDS encoding hypothetical protein (conserved Plasmodium protein, unknown function), protein MDNKMFLRRSSRLSQNFDENSRNRDLIEKGDGSNMVKKQMTRERRKSIYKDKDESLLSTDENSSTNDSDYTLSVNDDDSSVGNRRKYNKENENNNNRNDRRNKNKNKHKNNNSGDNSNAIVPLCEGDKNNDREGIEHVRTTKNNYYQKNNLKNNSYIDILNEDIDDEDFDIFKKSKMDRSKRISTTYRNSQYNDINLKKRKSVYVESSNSDESNKSDDDDEEYINEERSRNNKKKKLKQTYSSTFKNKKNFVNKKVFKNFEDFNLYENIKKNPKNLHDIIEEIYYSLFNKDTNEKVKISTFFLNFLAECSGNETLTWTVDIIDYIDKQIYLYEDIPNNNQLQNVIIGNTINNTTLSDIMTPSTVRSSNKITNMDEIIRDENNFEKVCTFKCEKLEQYLSADLNTDVLIKIKNENNKSYKTFSNFFTDFSFHFDENYIYDILYICIWIFSLSVSKYRKIRFTSSLASLSILLGLCKKIHYINNHERQSRKQLMAEYTRERKNTNNLTTGAGRKRNTTTTTTTTTTTKTITTRICNTTHNNSSVDIISDDRSLNIEDLINYKSKNDNELHNIVERNLIISQLIDNINEDRKNLTILNNFLLCTYNILYKNKIKDIFIDIRIITLEYFYLYLDVLTLYFTNRKFTKLLIWILYDKDNKIKICCLKILIYLCNYYNNSNKKNFKIVELLYMSKKKLLNLIFDSDYNVRIKTFELILQMNKMKINRTEFLHFKKTLKDRKKNGTYNKKDDPHINDNTSSSSEYEEDSDLNSTESENIQNKKSIVLYNDNKKNRRNKKNAGKKNNNDYDKEDDIYVVSDNMCILSTKEKKIVSNLIWFNNNNKISQMITSLIYESQIKNKIKNYEKRKHTYFDVEHNDTNSEIVKYNIIYLTKYLNKNIPTVKNFVHYFDYMKNYNENLKLYTVIDKFITGIREKLDCINSIDIIIELLCEDDISLSYIGKKKESNKTNDKENGMQKDKNDVQLSKKFNHNNNNNNNDDDNNNNDKLIDEEHITENNEQNREQSTYTSHDCHKNNSDKGRDLRKCLLYICESSYRNLQNDINEMEKNKNRKGTSLSTNNNNMNNINNNINMNGGLITDKNTHHSKLNNDTNKIKKMIIYTFYIIKNSKQLIKLHQTNQEHLLLVFKILKIALYECKHIYKHEEKNNIYNFSSTIMEYFKNDIESNMNYFFNNIFIYLNETYEYLFYLLKNFKLPYYSSKYTMNIISIFLSLNDSLKGSNKLSSDLFFDLYYTYFNNFLESFLYYQKNYNMEVDRNEEDNKAEYESDAHDEHSEDNIYLLNNKRKIILITENLVNKDKNIIEAIEEEIILNLTNLIHIYTLGFNFINNDLSNYKDIKNDILKKKKSIDKSIKMLCEQDYFSTKVKEKCQSFFFKDNIFNLNELLEENILTPYYDQNDIESYNDENNVDNDQYSDDMDMSYDDNDEDINYMGKKKKNKNNKQNKHNNNNNNNMYKRKSTNIQNILHLNDNMTKNNKFFNSNNFHSEEENFQYEQNLHNLYYSSDACIHANVIIHLCLHILKAKVNSIYYYDEDVVLHTPSSRLLLLCIDQIYIIYENYIYHLCKKRYFFNFLYNIFLHKYKNDKIDGKKNKNNEQNINDDGSNLENSIQNNNIKIEINENDKSEKNDFIDDNNKNKNNKENDSNNNINLDDLKKLHNLNNKKIDALKNIFIELNYIYENISILRNDINHVLIFLIRSCNNTILRYGTFLNLMNIAQLENILLYSIEDLNKYKTLELFLNKINNNDDITSHMDIHIKEDMEHYLDKDEEINKYKNVCRYIYKDDNILFNFVTELFKYVENMNNNNYNFVNSFLSIDISVFFPINTYTYIADMCKIYNKDVLSKNEKILEMQYMHMTLIIAQFILNCNNINIFNSCLGVLLLIHLNVKNKGLSSIALNFHNKLKKYNIDVFYEVLLCALIGLYTAYINNALEEKDLLLFSASIANRLGVKIVEKQKLPLCKFIHSCVNCALNLKNQNSFLKYILPYAQKLSLSEYQLNYLKKQILNLIESYNVANQSNIKYENSIFEHMVLIICKKRKLNDEFKDINYENSYMNLNESIHMNISKNIINRNRQSEASTIIKTRKSVLHENRNKENDQTNKMNHNNNNDNNNDNNNDNYNNNNNDIQGDDLSDEDNNIDKNKLSNAEDNINTESDVNENNYINNNVNHYKIKKELIHRENDNREKEETNNAHKSKDKHKKMNKKNYANENNHNNNNDLYSELDEKSHSNSTLSDLVSLNDEDNKNNDKGKSHYDINSSPKPVRSQKYTNRHVIPKYNSELNMNDTDNKSEGINSKRSVDISLNSSLGNISYKDDDDDNISLISDLKTKNKYFTQNEDDSNSDIVPGMSPIKKNDGKRSELSTPISYADDLMNF, encoded by the coding sequence ATggataataaaatgtttttaaGAAGATCATCACGTTTGAGCCAGAATTTTGATGAAAATAGTAGGAACCGTGATTTGATAGAAAAAGGGGATGGTAGTAATATGGTAAAAAAACAGATGACACGTGAGAGGAGAAAAAGTATTTATAAGGATAAAGATGAAAGTTTATTAAGTACTGATGAAAATAGTTCAACAAATGATAGTGATTATACATTAAGTGttaatgatgatgattCATCTGTAGGTAAcagaagaaaatataataaagaaaatgaaaataataataacagAAATGATCgtagaaataaaaataaaaataaacataaaaataataatagtgGTGATAATTCTAATGCTATTGTTCCTTTATGTGAGGgagataaaaataatgatcGTGAAGGTATCGAACATGTGAGAACTACTAAAAATAACTACTATCAAAagaataatttaaaaaataatagttATATTGATATTCTTAATGAAGATATAGACGATGAAGattttgatatttttaaaaaaagtaaaatgGATAGAAGTAAAAGGATATCAACCACTTATAGAAATAGTcaatataatgatataaatttaaaaaaaaggaaaagtGTTTATGTAGAATCTAGCAATAGTGATGAATCAAATAAAAGTGATGACGATGatgaagaatatattaatgaagAAAGGTCAcgaaataataaaaagaaaaagttAAAACAAACATATAGTAgtacatttaaaaataaaaagaattttgttaataagaaagtttttaaaaattttgaagattttaatttatatgaaaatataaaaaagaatcCAAAAAATTTACATGATATAAttgaagaaatatattatagtttatttaataaagatacaaatgaaaaagttaaaatatctacattttttcttaatttcTTAGCTGAATGTTCAGGTAATGAAACTTTAACATGGACTGTTGATATTATAGATTATATAgataaacaaatatatttatatgaagatataccaaataataatcaattacaaaatgttataataggtaatacaataaataatacTACTCTTAGTGATATTATGACACCATCTACAGTTAGGTCTAGTAATAAAATCACAAACATGGATGAAATTATAAgagatgaaaataattttgaaaaaGTATGTACTTTTAAATGTGAGAAGTTAGAACAATATTTAAGTGCCGATTTAAATACAGatgttttaataaaaattaaaaatgaaaacaaTAAGTcatataaaacattttcTAACTTTTTTACTGATTTTTCATTCCATTTtgatgaaaattatatatatgatattttatatatatgtatatggATATTTTCATTAAGTGTAAgtaaatatagaaaaatacGTTTCACATCCTCTTTGGCTAGTTTATCTATACTTTTAGGattatgtaaaaaaatacattatataaataatcatGAAAGACAATCAAGAAAGCAACTAATGGCAGAATATACAagagaaagaaaaaatacCAACAATTTAACAACAGGTGCAGGAAGAAAAAGGAATACTACCACCACcacaacaacaacaacaacaacaaaaaCAATAACAACAAGGATATGTAATACTACtcataataatagtagTGTAGATATTATCAGTGATGATCGCTCTTTAAATATTGAAGATcttattaattataaaagtaaaaaCGATAACGAATTACACAATATTGTTGAAAGGAATTTAATTATTAGTCAATTaattgataatataaatgaagataGGAAAAATTTAAccatattaaataattttcttttatgtacatacaatatattatataaaaataaaattaaagatatatttatagatattagaataataacattagaatatttttatctcTATTTAGATGTATTAactttatattttactAATAGAAAATTTACCAAGTTATTAATATGGATTTTATATGACAAggataataaaataaaaatatgcTGTTTGAAgattttaatatatttatgtaattattataataatagtaataagaaaaatttcaaaattgtagaattattatatatgtcgaaaaagaaattattaaatttaatatttgatAGTGATTATAATGTAAGAATAAAAACATTCGaattaatattacaaatgaataaaatgaaaataaatagaacagaatttttacattttaaaaaaacattaaaagatagaaaaaaaaatggaacTTATAATAAGAAGGATGATCcacatataaatgataatacTTCTTCTTCTTCAGAGTATGAAGAAGACAGTGATCTGAATAGCACAGAATCAgaaaatattcaaaataaaaaatctatagtattatataatgataataaaaagaatagaagaaataaaaaaaatgcaggaaagaaaaataataatgattatgATAAAGAGGATGATATTTACGTCGTATCTGATAACATGTGTATACTTTcaacaaaagaaaaaaaaattgttaGTAATTTGATATGGttcaataataataataaaatatcaCAGATGATCACATCTTTAATATACGAGTCTCAAATTAAgaacaaaattaaaaattatgaaaaaagaaaacataCTTATTTTGATGTTGAACATAATGATACTAATAGTGAAATAgttaaatataatataatttatctgacaaaatatttaaataaaaatatacctactgttaaaaattttgtccattattttgattatatgaaaaattataatgaaaatcTAAAGTTGTATACAGTTATTGATAAATTTATAACAGGTATAAGAGAAAAGCTAGATTGTATAAATAGTATTGACATTATAATCGAGTTGTTATGTGAGGATGatatttctttatcatatataggaaaaaaaaaagaaagtaataaaacaaatgaTAAGGAAAATGGAATGCAAAAGGATAAAAATGACGTACAATTATCAAAAAAGTttaatcataataataataataataataatgatgatgataataataataatgataaattGATAGATGAGGAACATATAACAGAAAATAATGAACAAAACAGAGAACAATCTACATATACATCACACGATTgtcataaaaataattctgATAAAGGTCGTGATTTAAGAAAATGCTTactttatatatgtgaatCATCTTATCGAAATTTacaaaatgatattaatgaaatggaaaagaataaaaatagaaaagGTACTAGTCTTTCaacaaataataacaatatgaataatattaataataatattaatatgaatgGTGGTTTGATAACAGATAAAAATACACATCATTCAAAACTGAATAAtgatacaaataaaataaaaaaaatgattatatatacattttatattattaaaaatagtaaacaattaataaaattacaTCAAACAAATCAAGAACACTTACTATTagtttttaaaattttaaaaatagctttatatgaatgtaaacatatttataaacatgaagaaaaaaataatatctataatttttcaaGTACCATTATggaatattttaaaaatgatattgaaagtaatatgaattatttctttaataatatctttatatatttaaatgaaacatatgaatatttattttatttattaaaaaattttaaattacCTTATTACTCATCCAAATATActatgaatattatatcaatctttttatcattaaatGATTCACTAAAAGGTTCAAACAAATTGTCAAGTGATCTATTCTTTGATTTgtattatacatattttaataattttctCGAGAGTTtcttatattatcaaaagaattataatatgGAAGTTGATAGAAATGAAGAAGATAATAAAGCAGAATATGAAAGTGATGCACATGATGAACATAGtgaagataatatatatcttttgAATAACAAAAGGAAAATTATACTTATTACAGAAAATTTAgtaaataaagataaaaatattattgaaGCAATCgaagaagaaataatattaaatctaactaatttaattcatatatatacattaggttttaattttataaacaaTGATTTATCTaattataaagatataaaaaatgatatattaaaaaaaaaaaaatctatAGACAAAAGTATTAAAATGTTATGTGAACAAGATTATTTTAGTACTAAGGTGAAAGAAAAATGTcaatctttttttttcaaagataatatttttaatttgaatgaattattagaagaaaatatattaacacCTTATTATGATCAAAATGATATAGAAAGttataatgatgaaaataatgtaGATAATGATCAATATAGTGATGATATGGATATGTCttatgatgataatgatgaagatataaattatatggggaaaaaaaaaaaaaataaaaataacaaacaaaataaacataataataataataataataatatgtataaaagaaaaagcacaaatatacaaaatatattacatttaaatgataatatgacaaaaaataacaaattttttaattctaataattttcacagtgaagaagaaaattttcaatatgaacaaaatttacataatttatattattcatcTGATGCTTGTATACATGCAAATGTAATTATACACTTATgtttacatattttaaaagcTAAGGTTAACTctatttattattatgatgaaGATGTGGTTCTTCATACACCTTCTTCGAgattgttattattatgtattgatcaaatttatataatatatgaaaattatatatatcatctatgtaaaaaaagatatttcttcaattttctatataacatattcttacataaatataaaaatgataagaTAGATGGcaaaaagaataaaaataatgaacagaatataaatgatgaCGGATCTAATTTAGAAAATAgtattcaaaataataatataaaaatagaaataaacGAAAATGATAAGTCAGAGAAAAATGATTTTattgatgataataataaaaataagaacaataaagaaaatgatagtaataataatataaatttagatgatttaaaaaaattacataatttaaataataagaaaattGATGCACTAAAAAATATCTTTATAgaattaaattatatatatgaaaatatttcaatACTTAGAAATGATATAAATCATGTACTTATCTTTTTAATTAGATCTTGTAATAACACTATTTTAAGATATGGtacatttttaaatttaatgaATATTGCTCAATTAGaaaatatacttttatattctattgaagatttaaataaatacaagacgttagaattatttttaaataaaattaataacAATGATGACATAACATCACATATGgatatacatataaaagAGGACATGGAACATTATTTGGATAAAGATgaagaaattaataaatacaaaaatgtgtgcagatatatatataaagatgataatattctttttaattttgttacagaattatttaaatatgttgaaaatatgaataataataattataattttgttaattcatttttgtCTATAGATATTAGTGTATTTTTTCctattaatacatatacatatattgCAGATATgtgtaaaatatataataaagatgTATTAAGTAAGAATGAAAAGATTTTAGAAATGCAATATATGCATATGACATTAATTATAGCTcaatttattttgaattGTAACaatatcaatatatttaatagTTGTTTAGgtgtattattattaattcatttaaatGTAAAGAATAAAGGGTTATCTTCTATAGCTCTGaattttcataataaattaaaaaaatataatattgatgTATTTTATGAAGTTTTATTATGTGCATTAATTGGATTGTATACTGcttatattaataatgcTCTAGAAGAGAAAGATCTTCTATTGTTTAGTGCATCTATAGCTAACCGTTTAGGAGTAAAAATTGtagaaaaacaaaaattgCCTTTATGTAAATTTATACATTCATGTGTAAATTGTGCcttaaatttaaaaaatcaaaattccttcttaaaatatatattgcCATATGCACAAAAATTGAGTCTGTCTGAATATCAGctaaattatttaaaaaagcAAATTTTAAACTTAATTGAATCTTATAACGTAGCTAACCAATCtaacataaaatatgaaaatagTATATTTGAGCATATGGttcttattatatgtaaaaaaagaaaattgAATGATGAATTTAAGGACATCAATTATGAAAATAGTTATATGAATTTGAATGAAAGTATACATATGAACATTAgcaaaaatattattaatcGAAATAGGCAATCTGAGGCATCCACTATTATTAAAACAAGAAAAAGTGTATTACATGAGAATAGGAATAAGGAGAATGACCAAACGAACAAAATgaatcataataataataatgataataataatgataataataatgataattataataataataataatgatatacAAGGTGACGATTTATCAgatgaagataataatatagacAAGAACAAATTATCCAATGCtgaagataatattaatactGAAAGTGATGTcaatgaaaataattatataaataataatgtgaatcattataaaattaagAAAGAATTAATACATCGTGAAAATGACAATAgagaaaaagaagaaacGAACAATGCTCATAAATCTAAAGATAAgcataaaaaaatgaataagaaaaattatgCTAATGAAAAcaatcataataataataatgacTTATATTCTGAGTTGGATGAAAAATCACATTCAAACTCTACCTTGAGTGATCTTGTTAGTTTAaatgatgaagataataaaaataatgacAAAGGAAAATCTcattatgatataaattCTAGCCCTAAACCTGTAAGATCACAAAAGTATACTAATAGACATGTTATTCCTAAATATAATTCAGAACtaaatatgaatgataCTGATAATAAATCAGAAGGTATAAATTCTAAGCGTTCGGTCGATATATCTTTAAACAGTTCATTAGGTAATATCAGTTATAaagatgatgatgatgataatatatctCTTATATCAGATTTAAAAACaaagaataaatattttacacAAAATGAAGATGATTCAAATTCGGATATAGTACCTGGAATGTCACctattaaaaaaaatgatggAAAGAGAAGTGAACTATCAACACCTATATCATACGCGGATGATTTAATGaacttttaa